One Pseudodesulfovibrio senegalensis DNA segment encodes these proteins:
- a CDS encoding cation:proton antiporter subunit C, whose translation MHSLGEIVASHFNYIVYVAIMMVGLYAMAAKRNLIKKLIGLGIFQTSIMLLYVSIGAKKGATIPILAKGATTVNAGDYINPLPHVLMLTAIVVSVATLGVALALVQKIYKNFKSIEEDEILKELRR comes from the coding sequence ATGCATTCGCTGGGCGAAATAGTCGCATCCCACTTCAATTACATAGTCTATGTGGCGATCATGATGGTCGGACTCTATGCCATGGCCGCCAAGCGAAACCTGATCAAGAAACTCATCGGCCTGGGCATATTCCAAACCTCGATCATGCTGCTGTATGTCTCCATCGGTGCCAAGAAAGGGGCCACCATACCCATTCTGGCCAAGGGAGCGACCACCGTCAACGCGGGAGACTATATCAACCCCCTGCCCCATGTGCTCATGCTGACGGCCATTGTTGTTTCCGTGGCCACTTTGGGTGTGGCCTTGGCTCTGGTCCAGAAGATATACAAAAACTTCAAAAGCATAGAGGAAGACGAAATCCTCAAGGAGCTGCGCCGCTGA
- a CDS encoding complex I subunit 5 family protein translates to MQLPVLTILFPLFGAFVAVAVAWSSMGRSRQSVMPIAVSALGLSAVCAAVLFVQVLSTGPQTYLLGGWAPPWGISLSVDPLSALMLVVVSAGALLNLFAFSFTPSKWPLGKTPAFLGLYLLATAGHLGIVATGDVFNLFVFIEVAALSSYALLSMGGPRATFASLNYLLVGSVGASLYLLGVGYLYITSGSLNMLDIADILTTIPLSTTTLTGFVVLMLGLWVKMAVFPFHAWLPAAYSSASPAVSGLLAPMTTKVMAYVIVRMLTTVFPPDLLAAISGFSSMAVWLACVAIIAGALMALAQQDLRRMLCFILVAEVGYMLGGAFMGNATAMTGTILHILADAAMTLTLFLAVGSIVVRTGGSRIDDMDGMFTTMPVTMLAFTAGALSMIGVPPFCGFFSKWYLLSGALEAGHWVFAGSLILSSLVNVFLFFRVFERAFFRKPATASAPDSNDWYQLAPMCLIALLLPVIGLATGGIIQQIIQPALKGVM, encoded by the coding sequence ATGCAACTCCCTGTCCTGACCATACTCTTTCCGCTGTTTGGCGCCTTCGTGGCCGTTGCCGTGGCATGGAGCAGCATGGGCCGCAGCCGTCAAAGCGTGATGCCCATCGCGGTCAGCGCACTCGGCCTGAGCGCCGTCTGCGCGGCCGTACTGTTCGTGCAGGTGCTCAGCACCGGCCCCCAGACCTATCTTCTGGGTGGCTGGGCGCCGCCATGGGGCATCAGCCTGTCGGTAGATCCGCTCTCGGCCCTCATGCTGGTGGTAGTTTCCGCAGGCGCACTCCTGAACCTTTTCGCCTTCAGCTTCACACCGAGCAAGTGGCCTCTGGGCAAAACCCCCGCCTTTCTGGGGCTCTACCTTCTGGCTACGGCCGGACATCTGGGCATCGTGGCCACGGGCGACGTATTCAACCTTTTTGTCTTCATCGAAGTGGCGGCGCTGTCCAGCTATGCCCTGCTGTCCATGGGAGGCCCCCGGGCAACCTTCGCCAGTCTCAATTATCTGTTGGTGGGCTCGGTAGGCGCATCACTCTACCTGCTCGGTGTCGGCTACCTCTACATCACAAGCGGCTCACTCAACATGCTCGACATCGCGGACATACTGACGACCATACCTTTATCCACGACCACCCTGACCGGTTTTGTCGTGCTCATGCTTGGCCTGTGGGTGAAGATGGCCGTCTTTCCCTTTCACGCCTGGCTGCCGGCAGCCTATTCCAGCGCGAGCCCTGCAGTCTCCGGCCTGCTGGCACCCATGACGACCAAAGTGATGGCTTACGTAATCGTCCGCATGCTGACCACCGTGTTTCCCCCGGACCTTCTTGCCGCCATATCGGGATTCTCTTCCATGGCGGTCTGGCTGGCCTGCGTGGCCATCATTGCCGGAGCGCTCATGGCCCTCGCCCAGCAGGACCTGCGGCGCATGCTCTGTTTCATCCTGGTGGCCGAAGTGGGTTACATGCTGGGCGGCGCGTTTATGGGCAACGCCACGGCCATGACCGGGACCATCCTGCATATCCTGGCAGACGCGGCCATGACCCTGACACTGTTTTTGGCTGTGGGCAGCATCGTCGTCCGCACCGGAGGCAGCCGCATCGACGATATGGACGGGATGTTCACGACCATGCCCGTGACCATGCTGGCCTTCACCGCGGGTGCGCTCTCCATGATCGGCGTGCCTCCGTTCTGCGGATTCTTCAGCAAGTGGTACCTGTTGAGCGGCGCCCTGGAGGCCGGACACTGGGTGTTTGCCGGATCGCTGATTCTGTCCAGCCTGGTCAACGTTTTCCTGTTCTTCCGCGTCTTTGAAAGAGCGTTCTTTCGTAAACCGGCGACAGCCAGCGCCCCGGACAGCAACGATTGGTACCAGTTGGCCCCCATGTGCCTTATCGCGTTGCTGCTGCCGGTCATCGGTCTGGCAACGGGAGGCATCATCCAACAAATCATCCAGCCCGCGCTCAAAGGCGTCATGTAG
- a CDS encoding monovalent cation/H+ antiporter subunit D family protein codes for MLNPDSALPLIALLAPLSAIPGILFARGPNVREAFTFLAGFLLLGIIVLMLPDVLAGNTPEIVLFPVIPGAPIALRMDPAGMLFALVASVLWIITTAYAIGYMRSKQEQNQTRFYAFFAVSLFATMGAAMSANLLTLYLFYELLSFSTYPLVGHHQNDEAKRGARKYLTYLVATSIGLALPALLVTAMLSGTLDFGGAPLLAGKVGTSAGAVLLVAFLLGFAKAALMPVHGWLPAAMVAPTPVSALLHAVAVVKVGAFCAVRVVTEVFGMDLLSSLGLGAIITGLAAVTMLISSFTALTQDGLKRRLAFSTIGQLSYIVLGVGMLNTVAATGGILHIAMHAFGKITLFFCAGAIYVATGEKYISRMGGIGHRMPLTMLAFLIGSLAIIGVPPTGGFLSKWLLLNGSLQGDHWVLAGVLVISSLLNAAYFLPIVYKAWFCPPEEAQHAGPMREAPTWCLVPLLGTAALSVGVFFYQETLTTLASMAARL; via the coding sequence ATGCTGAATCCGGACTCCGCACTGCCCCTTATCGCCCTGCTGGCTCCCCTTTCGGCCATCCCCGGCATTCTGTTTGCCCGCGGGCCAAACGTTCGTGAGGCCTTCACATTTCTCGCGGGGTTTCTGCTCCTGGGCATCATTGTGCTCATGCTTCCTGACGTACTGGCCGGCAACACCCCGGAAATAGTCCTTTTCCCGGTCATACCCGGCGCTCCCATCGCCTTGCGCATGGACCCGGCCGGCATGTTGTTCGCGCTGGTGGCTTCGGTGCTGTGGATCATCACCACGGCCTATGCCATCGGCTACATGCGCTCCAAACAGGAACAGAACCAGACCCGGTTCTATGCTTTTTTTGCGGTCTCGCTGTTCGCCACCATGGGGGCGGCCATGTCCGCAAACCTCCTCACGCTATATCTTTTTTATGAACTGCTCTCCTTTTCCACCTACCCACTGGTAGGCCACCACCAGAACGACGAAGCCAAACGCGGTGCACGCAAATACCTGACCTATCTTGTCGCCACCTCCATCGGCCTGGCCCTGCCTGCGCTGCTGGTCACGGCCATGCTCTCCGGGACTCTGGACTTCGGCGGCGCACCACTGCTGGCGGGCAAGGTCGGCACATCTGCCGGGGCAGTGCTTCTGGTGGCCTTTCTTCTGGGCTTTGCCAAGGCCGCACTCATGCCTGTCCACGGCTGGCTGCCTGCGGCCATGGTCGCCCCCACACCGGTCAGCGCACTGCTGCACGCCGTGGCCGTGGTCAAGGTCGGCGCGTTCTGCGCGGTCCGCGTGGTGACCGAGGTCTTTGGCATGGACTTGCTGAGCTCTCTGGGACTCGGGGCCATCATCACCGGTCTGGCAGCCGTGACCATGTTGATTTCATCCTTCACGGCACTGACCCAGGACGGCCTCAAGCGACGGCTGGCCTTCTCCACCATCGGTCAGCTGTCCTACATTGTGCTCGGTGTCGGCATGCTCAACACCGTGGCCGCCACCGGGGGCATCCTGCATATTGCCATGCACGCCTTCGGCAAGATCACCCTGTTCTTCTGCGCGGGTGCCATCTATGTAGCCACGGGCGAAAAATACATCAGCCGCATGGGCGGCATCGGCCACCGCATGCCCCTGACCATGCTGGCCTTCCTGATCGGCTCTCTGGCCATCATCGGTGTCCCTCCCACCGGAGGGTTCCTGAGCAAATGGCTCCTGCTCAACGGAAGTCTGCAGGGCGACCACTGGGTGCTGGCCGGAGTACTGGTGATCAGTTCGCTGCTGAATGCTGCCTACTTCCTGCCCATTGTCTACAAGGCGTGGTTCTGCCCACCGGAAGAAGCCCAACACGCAGGCCCCATGCGCGAGGCTCCGACATGGTGTCTGGTGCCGTTGCTGGGAACTGCCGCACTGTCGGTTGGCGTCTTCTTTTACCAGGAAACCCTGACGACCCTGGCCTCCATGGCCGCCAGACTATAA
- a CDS encoding SET domain-containing protein-lysine N-methyltransferase, with product MMHPNTELRAVNPTVGYGFFATKFIPYGTIVHVNNQSAAKPADAAVMRSHESNLRPLGGETAPYVSRGCNFNTISTSYGFEIAVRNIDSGEELRDATALFGLAPSTQGACACSCSTQKPYNIESLCEQWDQTTMRALEKMPDVHQPLMEYMDNTTRKRLRAYLCGEEPYPSIASRLWLQGDCVSLRDEERPHTSTRGNQ from the coding sequence ATGATGCATCCCAACACTGAACTTCGTGCGGTGAATCCAACCGTCGGCTACGGATTTTTCGCAACGAAGTTCATCCCTTATGGCACTATCGTCCATGTGAATAATCAGTCTGCTGCAAAACCGGCGGATGCAGCCGTCATGCGGTCCCATGAAAGCAATCTCCGTCCTCTGGGCGGCGAAACGGCTCCGTATGTCAGCCGCGGTTGCAACTTCAACACGATCAGCACCAGCTACGGATTTGAAATAGCTGTCCGCAATATCGACAGCGGCGAAGAACTCCGCGACGCCACCGCCCTGTTCGGCCTGGCACCTTCCACACAAGGAGCCTGTGCCTGTAGTTGCTCGACCCAAAAACCATACAATATCGAATCATTATGTGAACAATGGGATCAAACGACCATGCGGGCGCTGGAAAAAATGCCCGACGTTCACCAACCGTTGATGGAATACATGGACAACACCACCCGAAAACGGCTGCGTGCGTATCTGTGCGGCGAAGAACCATATCCATCCATCGCCTCTCGGCTTTGGCTGCAAGGCGACTGTGTGTCCCTCCGGGATGAGGAGCGTCCGCACACAAGCACCCGCGGGAATCAATGA
- a CDS encoding hydrogenase subunit MbhD domain-containing protein, with product MIWEIKLAVLLVILVCAVAAITVRDLLGAGILFGAYSFMMCLQWLAMGAVDVAFTEAAIGAGISTAFFLAAVFRTTRRTKD from the coding sequence ATGATTTGGGAAATAAAACTCGCGGTATTGTTGGTCATCCTGGTTTGCGCCGTGGCGGCCATCACCGTCCGGGATCTGCTGGGAGCAGGAATCCTGTTCGGTGCATACAGTTTCATGATGTGCCTGCAGTGGCTGGCCATGGGCGCAGTGGACGTGGCCTTTACCGAGGCCGCCATCGGCGCCGGTATCAGCACGGCCTTTTTTCTGGCTGCGGTGTTCCGCACAACCCGGAGGACCAAGGATTGA
- a CDS encoding acyltransferase family protein — translation MGIIRFLLAFAVFNSHFPVVDASIVDGHEAVLTFFAISGFYMALILDRTYDSPQSFYCSRLISLYPQYLFALCISIGLLVAADIHPLSTKEQLQEFISDPLAFGLLAWTSLCVVGQEFLFSLGHTVGGGLHFVESTRNSVWQFAPLVQAWSLSLEIVFYAMAPFLVRMKSRTLCALIAMSLSLKLAVSSSSYSELTFFYRLFPCEFWLFGCGIVAYRFFKKLPSRIWITDFVFWAALVATIFMVGDVPDEAEPFALPVAACLALPFIFKAFGDVPLDRFVGRISYPFYLLHFSVIAIFEKYYEEPEGWSIFIVTLAATLLTYALFIPVTKFLKLKTQSVPRLSLHNEIVGHPTTSTVRY, via the coding sequence GTGGGCATAATACGTTTCTTACTCGCATTTGCAGTTTTCAATTCCCACTTCCCGGTTGTCGATGCCTCCATAGTGGATGGGCATGAAGCCGTGTTGACATTCTTTGCCATTTCCGGATTCTACATGGCACTGATACTGGACAGAACGTATGACTCGCCTCAAAGCTTTTATTGCAGCAGACTGATCTCGCTGTATCCCCAATACCTTTTTGCGCTTTGCATCAGTATTGGCCTCCTTGTCGCGGCGGACATTCATCCGCTCTCCACAAAGGAGCAACTGCAGGAATTCATTTCCGACCCTCTGGCGTTCGGCCTGTTGGCCTGGACTTCGTTATGCGTGGTCGGTCAGGAGTTCTTGTTCAGCCTGGGGCATACTGTGGGCGGAGGACTGCATTTTGTCGAATCCACCAGAAACAGCGTTTGGCAGTTCGCCCCGCTCGTCCAGGCATGGTCACTCTCTCTTGAAATTGTCTTTTACGCCATGGCCCCTTTTCTGGTCCGCATGAAGAGCCGTACGCTCTGCGCCCTGATCGCAATGAGCCTCTCTCTGAAGCTAGCTGTATCATCCAGCAGTTACAGTGAATTAACGTTCTTCTATCGCCTTTTCCCGTGTGAATTCTGGCTGTTTGGCTGCGGCATTGTGGCGTATCGCTTTTTCAAAAAACTGCCCTCCCGTATCTGGATCACGGATTTCGTTTTCTGGGCGGCGCTTGTGGCAACGATCTTCATGGTCGGCGATGTTCCCGACGAGGCTGAGCCCTTTGCGCTTCCTGTTGCCGCGTGCCTGGCTCTTCCGTTCATATTCAAGGCCTTCGGGGATGTTCCACTCGATCGTTTTGTCGGAAGAATAAGCTACCCGTTTTATCTCCTGCACTTCAGCGTCATAGCCATTTTCGAGAAATACTATGAGGAACCGGAGGGCTGGTCCATTTTTATCGTCACGCTGGCGGCGACATTGTTGACCTATGCATTGTTCATCCCCGTAACCAAATTCCTGAAACTGAAAACGCAGTCCGTCCCACGACTCTCCCTCCACAACGAAATTGTTGGACACCCCACCACCTCCACCGTCCGGTATTGA
- a CDS encoding monovalent cation/H+ antiporter complex subunit F, with amino-acid sequence MEHLILFASVFLVMLMMLSLYRTIIGPSTLDRLMGMNAIGAKTTVLILLIGFIFGRIDMFVDIALSYAMLNFIAVLTASRYFQARGMRKRDSNLRVEE; translated from the coding sequence ATGGAACACCTCATTCTATTTGCCAGCGTCTTTCTCGTCATGCTCATGATGTTGTCCCTGTACAGGACAATCATCGGCCCCAGTACTCTGGACCGACTGATGGGCATGAACGCCATCGGCGCCAAAACCACTGTCCTCATCCTGCTCATCGGCTTCATCTTCGGCCGTATCGACATGTTCGTGGACATCGCCCTGTCGTACGCCATGCTCAACTTCATAGCGGTGCTCACTGCCTCACGATACTTTCAGGCCCGAGGCATGCGCAAACGGGACAGCAACCTTCGTGTCGAGGAGTAG
- the mnhG gene encoding monovalent cation/H(+) antiporter subunit G, whose translation METIAVIFILTGLLFDLGGTIGILRLPDVYTRLHMAGKLDTLGSLCLLLGLAVVNAIPLGTAELFVSGKILLILILVFITSPTATHAMVDAGIKAGLTPWRKGDMRR comes from the coding sequence ATGGAAACGATCGCCGTCATATTCATTCTTACGGGCCTGCTCTTTGATCTGGGCGGCACCATTGGCATCCTGCGATTGCCGGACGTGTACACCAGACTCCACATGGCCGGTAAGCTGGACACGCTCGGGTCCCTGTGCCTTCTTCTCGGGCTGGCCGTGGTCAATGCCATCCCCCTGGGGACCGCCGAGCTGTTCGTGAGCGGCAAAATACTGCTCATTCTCATTCTGGTGTTCATCACCAGCCCCACGGCCACCCACGCCATGGTGGACGCCGGTATCAAGGCCGGGCTGACCCCGTGGCGAAAAGGCGACATGAGGAGATAG
- a CDS encoding Na(+)/H(+) antiporter subunit D yields the protein MISSLAPVLPFLLGGLLLPLLPGRHRTKALLAVAALGLVVVHGLENGVTGGASFMGLELAALRVDGLSRVFGYIFTINAFAAFLFAYRLDDLRQHLAALFYIGASLGAVFAGDLITLYVYWEIMAVASTMLILARDTKASYDAGMRYILVHLFGGLLLLLGILLHVQNTGSAAFGSFTEHTLAAWLVLGGVLINASAVPFSSWLSDAYPESTVTGGVILSAYTTKTAVYTLLRGFPGWDILIFIGCVMVIYGIVYALLENDMRRILAYSITNQVGFMVTAAGIGTAMAINGAAAHAFCHIIYKALLWMSAGAVLAQTGRSKCTELGGLWKSMPWTMVLGTIGALAISSLPLTSGFTSKSLILQAAGDEGLVLAWTTLEIASAGVFLHAGIKFPYFVFFNVDRGLRPKEAPAHMLAAMGILAFLCIFLGVYPDPLYAILPFGMDPAFTVYKAGKVVGQMQLLMFSALVFFLFLKLLRRTDTIALEIDWLYRKGGSMLYRGADSLFNGLNAAAALFAEGLAKRLDRLSRELPERLAVWFAGPFICLGDEPKKDAKEQLRMSVATGTVAVGATLVAIILTLAVVVMFAL from the coding sequence ATGATCAGTAGTCTGGCTCCCGTTCTCCCCTTCCTGTTGGGCGGATTGCTGCTGCCGCTGTTGCCCGGCAGGCACCGGACCAAGGCGCTCTTGGCTGTGGCGGCACTGGGGCTGGTGGTGGTGCACGGCCTGGAAAACGGCGTTACCGGCGGCGCGTCGTTCATGGGCCTCGAGCTGGCCGCGCTGCGCGTGGACGGCCTGAGCAGGGTCTTCGGCTACATCTTTACCATCAACGCTTTTGCAGCCTTCCTGTTTGCCTACAGACTGGACGACCTGCGCCAGCATCTGGCGGCACTGTTTTACATCGGCGCGTCACTGGGCGCGGTTTTCGCCGGGGACCTCATCACCCTGTATGTGTACTGGGAGATCATGGCCGTGGCCTCGACCATGCTCATTCTGGCCAGAGACACAAAGGCCTCCTACGACGCAGGCATGCGTTACATTCTGGTGCACCTGTTCGGTGGCCTTCTGCTCCTTCTCGGCATCCTGCTGCATGTGCAGAATACGGGCAGCGCCGCATTCGGATCTTTCACAGAACACACCCTCGCGGCCTGGCTCGTCCTGGGCGGGGTGCTGATCAACGCCTCGGCCGTGCCCTTTTCCAGCTGGTTGTCCGACGCCTACCCGGAATCGACCGTTACCGGCGGCGTCATCCTGTCGGCCTATACCACCAAGACCGCGGTCTACACCCTGCTGCGGGGTTTCCCGGGCTGGGACATCCTCATTTTCATCGGCTGCGTCATGGTCATCTACGGCATTGTATACGCCCTGCTGGAAAACGACATGCGGCGCATTCTGGCCTACTCCATCACCAACCAGGTGGGCTTCATGGTTACGGCGGCGGGCATCGGCACGGCCATGGCCATCAACGGCGCGGCTGCCCACGCCTTCTGCCATATTATCTACAAGGCCCTGTTATGGATGTCCGCCGGTGCTGTTCTGGCCCAGACCGGCCGCAGCAAGTGCACCGAACTGGGGGGGCTGTGGAAATCCATGCCCTGGACCATGGTCCTTGGGACGATCGGCGCACTGGCCATTTCCTCGCTTCCCCTCACCAGCGGTTTCACCAGCAAGTCCCTGATCCTGCAGGCCGCCGGAGATGAAGGGTTGGTTCTGGCCTGGACCACTCTGGAAATAGCCTCCGCCGGTGTGTTTCTGCATGCGGGCATCAAATTCCCCTACTTCGTGTTCTTCAATGTGGACCGGGGATTGCGGCCCAAGGAGGCTCCCGCGCACATGCTCGCGGCCATGGGCATCCTGGCGTTTCTGTGCATCTTCCTGGGTGTTTACCCGGACCCGCTCTACGCCATCCTGCCCTTCGGCATGGACCCCGCCTTCACCGTATACAAGGCAGGCAAGGTCGTTGGGCAGATGCAGCTGCTCATGTTCTCGGCCCTGGTCTTCTTCCTGTTCCTGAAACTGCTCAGACGCACGGACACCATCGCTCTGGAAATTGACTGGCTATATCGCAAAGGCGGCAGTATGCTGTACCGGGGCGCAGACAGCCTCTTCAACGGCCTGAACGCCGCAGCCGCTCTTTTCGCGGAAGGTCTGGCAAAACGACTGGACAGGTTGAGCCGCGAACTCCCGGAGCGACTTGCCGTATGGTTCGCCGGTCCGTTCATATGCCTGGGCGATGAACCAAAAAAAGACGCAAAAGAGCAGCTGCGCATGTCCGTGGCCACAGGCACCGTCGCCGTGGGCGCAACTCTGGTGGCCATCATCCTGACCTTGGCGGTTGTGGTGATGTTTGCCCTGTAA
- the mbhE gene encoding hydrogen gas-evolving membrane-bound hydrogenase subunit E, with the protein MKKLTLAAVVIAGLLLALTTLDFPRWGDPQTPASMHVSARFIEKSLEEMATPNIVTAVLGDYRAFDTMLETIVVFTAGLACFFILRTRMTREDLEPAAPENDPLDLAGEDLVIKTVARTFIPLIQLFGLYVLAHGHYSPGGGFQGGVIFAAAYILLAVSHDMKTALRHMSERASHLLSAAGVLLFAGIGVICMTNGVNFLDYGGLAGILGMSLATGHSFAILLIESGVALTVTAALIMIFKLLSSHGTVQEGF; encoded by the coding sequence TTGAAAAAACTCACCCTGGCAGCTGTAGTCATTGCGGGCCTGTTGCTGGCCCTCACCACCCTGGATTTCCCCAGATGGGGCGACCCCCAGACCCCGGCGAGCATGCATGTCTCCGCACGATTCATCGAAAAAAGCCTTGAGGAGATGGCAACCCCGAACATCGTGACCGCCGTGCTCGGCGACTATCGGGCCTTTGACACCATGCTGGAGACCATCGTCGTGTTCACGGCCGGTCTTGCCTGCTTTTTCATCCTGCGGACCCGCATGACCCGTGAAGACCTTGAACCAGCCGCCCCGGAAAACGACCCTCTGGACCTTGCCGGGGAAGATCTGGTGATCAAAACCGTGGCGCGCACATTCATTCCGCTCATCCAGCTTTTCGGCCTCTACGTCCTGGCCCACGGCCACTACAGCCCTGGCGGCGGATTTCAGGGCGGGGTCATCTTTGCTGCCGCCTATATCCTGCTGGCCGTCTCCCACGACATGAAAACGGCCCTGCGGCACATGAGCGAGCGAGCCAGTCACCTGCTCTCGGCCGCCGGAGTGCTGCTCTTTGCCGGAATAGGCGTGATATGCATGACCAATGGGGTCAATTTCCTGGACTATGGAGGGTTGGCGGGCATTCTGGGCATGTCCCTGGCTACGGGACACTCCTTTGCCATCCTGCTCATCGAAAGCGGTGTGGCCCTGACCGTCACCGCCGCCCTGATCATGATCTTCAAGCTGCTGTCTTCACACGGAACAGTTCAGGAGGGCTTCTAG
- a CDS encoding GNAT family N-acetyltransferase: protein MYQVVEGKRPVPGNDREIRIASGMSPEDTEIFLDMATACGLFSLDVMATAEDMAWESAYGDGREAHTFLRASTNECGQEKTVGFICYGPIPSWPERHELYGITVDPQYHRKGIGTALLAEMEKRVARAGGKQIFLETGSDYRFEGAQSFYEANGFEHERRYIKQFVPAEGGSVYRRDVETNDHEDAIHQ, encoded by the coding sequence ATGTATCAAGTCGTTGAGGGAAAAAGGCCTGTCCCCGGCAATGACCGGGAAATCCGTATCGCGTCAGGGATGTCGCCCGAAGATACGGAAATTTTTTTGGACATGGCAACGGCATGCGGACTTTTTTCTTTGGACGTCATGGCAACGGCAGAAGACATGGCCTGGGAAAGCGCATATGGCGACGGGCGCGAAGCGCATACATTCCTCAGAGCCAGCACAAACGAGTGCGGTCAGGAAAAGACTGTTGGATTCATTTGCTACGGGCCAATCCCATCCTGGCCCGAACGCCATGAACTTTATGGCATTACCGTGGACCCTCAGTATCACCGGAAGGGCATTGGAACAGCCTTGCTGGCGGAAATGGAAAAACGTGTTGCACGTGCAGGCGGAAAACAGATTTTTCTCGAAACCGGATCAGATTATCGTTTTGAAGGCGCTCAATCCTTTTACGAGGCCAACGGTTTTGAGCACGAACGCCGCTATATCAAGCAATTTGTTCCTGCTGAAGGTGGCAGTGTGTACCGGCGAGACGTGGAAACGAATGATCATGAGGATGCAATCCACCAATAG
- a CDS encoding Na+/H+ antiporter subunit E: MSVQKKTPDQPTPARKMSFLLDIGMRFFMLFGLWVLLSGMLDAFHLALGALSSAFIILISYSFFPKELILWRRPSCIWSIFIFILWLLVEIIKANAAMLRLVFRKDITAHMEPDIVNLQTRLRNPMALTVFANSITLTPGTISVTVNGKGEFSVHTIDSKSAENLPGEMERKIGRIFGE; encoded by the coding sequence ATGAGCGTTCAAAAAAAGACACCTGACCAGCCAACGCCAGCCCGCAAGATGTCATTTCTTCTGGATATCGGCATGCGTTTCTTCATGCTCTTTGGCCTCTGGGTTCTGCTGTCGGGCATGCTCGATGCCTTCCACCTAGCGTTAGGGGCGCTTTCCAGTGCATTCATCATCTTGATATCTTACAGCTTTTTTCCAAAAGAACTGATTTTATGGCGGCGACCATCATGTATATGGTCCATTTTCATATTCATACTCTGGCTCTTGGTGGAGATCATCAAGGCCAACGCGGCCATGCTCAGGCTGGTCTTCCGCAAGGACATCACCGCCCACATGGAACCCGATATCGTCAATCTGCAAACCCGCCTGCGCAACCCCATGGCCCTGACCGTCTTCGCCAACTCCATCACCCTGACTCCCGGGACGATTTCGGTCACGGTCAACGGCAAGGGGGAATTCAGCGTGCACACCATAGACAGCAAATCCGCCGAAAACCTGCCCGGCGAAATGGAACGCAAGATCGGGCGCATATTCGGAGAATAA